GGAAGAACATGAAAACAACTTCCCGCAACATAACGATATGCAATAAAAGGAGCGCATGGGAGATGAGTTACCAGGCTTTATACCGCGTTTGGCGCCCGCAAACCTTCGGGGATGTGGTCGGACAGGAGCATATTACAAAAACACTGCAAAATGCGCTTTTACAGGATAAATTTTCCCATGCCTATTTATTTTCCGGGCCGCGCGGAACAGGTAAAACAAGTGCAGCCAAAATCATTGCAAAAGCGATCAACTGTGAACGTGCACCAGTTGCGGAGCCGTGCAATGAATGTTCATCGTGCCGCGGCATAACTGATGGATCGATCAACGATGTCATTGAGATCGACGCCGCATCCAACAACGGGGTTGATGAAATCCGTGATATCCGCGACAAGGTGAAATACGCACCTAGCGCAGTCCGCTATAAGGTATACATTATTGATGAGGTTCATATGCTTTCCATTGGTGCCTTCAACGCCCTTTTGAAAACACTTGAAGAGCCGCCGAAACATGTCATTTTCATTCTGGCGACAACGGAGCCGCATAAAATACCGCTGACCATCATTTCAAGGTGCCAGCGTTTCGATTTCCGCCGTATTCCGGTCCAATCGATGGTGGAACGGATGAAGATGATTGTCAGTGAACAGGGAATCGAAGCGGAAGAGGAAGCGCTGAACATGGTGGCGCGGGCAGCGGAAGGCGGAATGCGCGATTCGCTCAGCCTGCTTGACCAGGCGATTTCCTACAGTGAAGACACAGTAAAACTTGAAGATGTTCTGTCTGTCACGGGAGCCGTTTCACAGAATTACCTGTCAGGCATTGCGGAGGCGCTGCTCGATCAGAATGTGCCCCAGGTTCTTAAAATCGTCGACCAGCTGACACAGGGTGGAAAAGACCCGAAACGGTTCCTCGAGGATTTGATTTACTACTTCCGGGACATGCTGTTATATCAGACAGCATCCGACCTTGAAGAAGTGCTTGAGCGCGTGTCGGTTGATGAGGCGTTTAAAGGGCTTGCCGAAAAAACGCCTGCTGAGTGGATTTACAGTGTCATTGAACAGCTGAACCACAGCCAGCAGGAGATGAAGTGGACGTCCCACTCGAAAATATTCCTGGAGCTTGCTCTCGTGAAGATCGGCCAGGGCGGCGCCCCTGCTCCGGCAGCACAGCAGGCCGGTGACCAGAGCGCTGTACAGGGACTGCTGGACCGGATCACGCAGCTTGAAGGCGAATTGAAGAAGCTTAAAGAAACCGGTGTCCAGGCTAGCGCAGGAGAACCGGCCCGCCAGGAAAAAGAACGGCGTCCGGCCCGTTCCAGCCGCGGAGGCTTCAAAGTGCCGTCCGGCCGGATCAGGGAAATCTTGAAAAAGGCGACGAAACAGGACCTGCAGCAGCTGAAAAGCCGCTGGGGAGATATTATGGAACGGCTCAAGCAGGAAAAAATATCTGCACATGCCACGCTTATTGACAGTGAGCCGGTCGCGGCATCTGGCCAGGCGTTTGTCCTTGCCTTTAAATATGAAATTCATTGCCAGATGGCTGCCGATAACAAAAATAACGTCCAGACAATGCTCGAAAAGCATATTTTTGAGATGACCGGAAAAAGCTTGCAGATGGTGACCATTCCTTTCAGTGAATGGGAGACGCTGCGTGAAGAATTTATAAGTGAACAGCGGGCAGGCGAGGCAGATGCTCATGAAAACAGCGATGCGGAAGAAGATCCGCTTATTACCGAAGCAAAAAAACTCGTCGGTCCTGAATTAATAGAAATACAAGATTAA
Above is a genomic segment from Bacillus marinisedimentorum containing:
- the dnaX gene encoding DNA polymerase III subunit gamma/tau — translated: MSYQALYRVWRPQTFGDVVGQEHITKTLQNALLQDKFSHAYLFSGPRGTGKTSAAKIIAKAINCERAPVAEPCNECSSCRGITDGSINDVIEIDAASNNGVDEIRDIRDKVKYAPSAVRYKVYIIDEVHMLSIGAFNALLKTLEEPPKHVIFILATTEPHKIPLTIISRCQRFDFRRIPVQSMVERMKMIVSEQGIEAEEEALNMVARAAEGGMRDSLSLLDQAISYSEDTVKLEDVLSVTGAVSQNYLSGIAEALLDQNVPQVLKIVDQLTQGGKDPKRFLEDLIYYFRDMLLYQTASDLEEVLERVSVDEAFKGLAEKTPAEWIYSVIEQLNHSQQEMKWTSHSKIFLELALVKIGQGGAPAPAAQQAGDQSAVQGLLDRITQLEGELKKLKETGVQASAGEPARQEKERRPARSSRGGFKVPSGRIREILKKATKQDLQQLKSRWGDIMERLKQEKISAHATLIDSEPVAASGQAFVLAFKYEIHCQMAADNKNNVQTMLEKHIFEMTGKSLQMVTIPFSEWETLREEFISEQRAGEADAHENSDAEEDPLITEAKKLVGPELIEIQD